The Solibacillus isronensis genome includes the window ACGAAGTGAACTATGCAGGCAACCATGAAAACATTCGACTGGAAGCGTTATACCATGGTATGGCTACTGGGAATGTGGATTATTTCAAATCTGTCGTGGACAGTGCGATGTCTGACTACGATTTAAATGGATGGACGAACCCGGTCTGGAAAACAAAATCAAACGTTACAATATAAGAGGAAAAGAGGGGAACTTAATGACAGCACTTTCGTTTAGACAAGCAATGGGACAATTTGCAACAGGTGTCACGGTTATTACTACTTTAAATGATGCAGAGCCACATGGAATGACTGCGAATGGTTTTATGTCAATTTCACTCGATCCTGAATTGGTCGCAATTTCAATCGGACATAAGGCAGCAACATTAAATAAAATCAAAGCGTCAAATATTTTCGGCGTTAGTATTTTACAGTCTGAACAAATCGACATTTCCAAAAGATTCGCAGGTCAAATTCAAGTAGAAAGTACTTTTGAGTTTGAGTATGTCGACAATTTTCCACTTATCCCTAATTCAATCATGCGCACAGTTTGTGAAGTAGTTGAACAAATCGAGGCAGGCGATCATACAATCTTTTTAGGCAAGCCGAAGTTAATTGAAGTTAATGAAGGCAATCCGCTATTATTTTATCAAGGGAAATATCGGGAAGTTGAAGAGCTGGAAGTAATTCAAAAAGCTTAAATCTTATTAAAGTGAAGAAAAGCTCCAAACGTTCGAAGGTTCCAAAGCTGAGGCTGGGATTTTGAATGATTGGAGTTTTTGATTTTCCGTTTATATAGCAGGTGGTTTAATGATAGATGGAAGAGATGTAGTTTGATTTTATAACAGTTTTATTTAGTGAATTTAGTTCGGAAGGAGAGGGAGCATGAGATTTTTCGGCTGGTTTTAGTATTTATTTCGGGAACATTTAAATAAGAAGAGAGTAGGGTGAAATAAAAAAGATAAAAAAAGTTATTTAAAACTGTTGACGTTTAATAGAATAGGATGTATAGTTATATAAGTCGCCGGGAGTTACCGAGACAAACGAAACAAAATGAACCTTGAAAACTGAACAAGCAA containing:
- a CDS encoding flavin reductase family protein; this translates as MTALSFRQAMGQFATGVTVITTLNDAEPHGMTANGFMSISLDPELVAISIGHKAATLNKIKASNIFGVSILQSEQIDISKRFAGQIQVESTFEFEYVDNFPLIPNSIMRTVCEVVEQIEAGDHTIFLGKPKLIEVNEGNPLLFYQGKYREVEELEVIQKA